The proteins below come from a single Nostoc sp. KVJ3 genomic window:
- a CDS encoding ABC transporter ATP-binding protein/permease, whose product MPTQVIQTQPSTNAFLGFIQFWKDVKAVAQPYWYPNEPGDRAFSEVIRSWGMLILLILLIIVLVGANVFNSFINRYLADIIIQEKEISKFYDALLLYGSALALGTLLAGFSRLVRKKIALDWYQWLNNQILSKYLNSQAYYKINFTSNIDNPDQRLSQEIEPIASNALSFSATLLEKILEMTAFLLVLWSISQSVALILVTYTVVGNFIAVYLTQELNKINRQELEAKADYTYCLTHFRTHAESVAFFRGENQELNIINRRFSNLIKNAKRKIDWEKNNEIFNRGYQSVIQIFPYIVFGPLQIKGEMEFGEIIQASVCCYFFANALGELINEFGNSGRFSSYVERLSEFSDALEAVTKQPEHITTIKTIEENQIAFENVTLQTPDYEQVIVEDLSLSVKAGEGLLIVGPSGRGKSSLLRAIAGLWNAGTGRLVRPPLEEVLFLPQRPYIILGTLREQLLYPSTNSQITDAELKKVLQQVNLQNLLSRIDSFDTEVPWENILSLGEQQRLAFARLLVTHPRFTILDEATSALDLKNEGGLYQQLQSTKTTFISVGHRESLFDYHQWVLELVEDSSWQLMRVQDYREQKGQKVSITKPTANVQIKIDDLSQDKSLNDSENSTTKKLSHKEINELTYYSVSTIRSKASKGEFITTRDGVTYRYDKDPKILKWVRV is encoded by the coding sequence ATGCCAACCCAAGTTATTCAAACTCAACCTTCAACAAATGCTTTTTTAGGTTTTATTCAATTTTGGAAAGATGTAAAAGCAGTCGCACAACCTTACTGGTATCCAAACGAGCCAGGAGATAGAGCATTCTCAGAAGTGATTCGCTCGTGGGGAATGCTTATTCTCCTAATATTATTAATAATTGTCCTTGTTGGTGCAAATGTTTTTAATAGCTTTATTAATCGCTATTTGGCGGATATCATCATTCAAGAGAAGGAAATCTCTAAATTTTATGATGCTTTACTGCTTTATGGTTCAGCCCTAGCATTGGGAACTCTCTTAGCCGGGTTCTCCAGACTAGTGAGAAAAAAAATTGCTCTAGATTGGTATCAATGGCTGAATAATCAGATTTTATCAAAATATTTAAACAGTCAAGCTTATTATAAAATCAACTTTACATCTAATATTGATAATCCAGATCAACGTTTATCTCAAGAAATCGAACCAATTGCAAGTAATGCTTTAAGTTTTTCAGCTACTCTCCTGGAAAAAATCCTGGAGATGACAGCTTTTTTATTAGTTCTTTGGTCAATCTCTCAGTCTGTTGCACTGATTTTAGTTACTTATACGGTTGTAGGCAATTTTATTGCTGTCTACTTGACCCAAGAATTAAATAAAATTAATCGACAAGAACTCGAAGCGAAAGCTGACTACACCTATTGCCTAACTCATTTCCGCACTCATGCTGAATCCGTAGCTTTCTTTCGAGGAGAGAACCAAGAATTAAATATTATTAACCGCCGATTTAGCAATTTGATAAAAAATGCTAAACGCAAAATTGATTGGGAGAAGAACAATGAGATTTTTAATAGAGGTTATCAATCTGTAATTCAAATATTTCCATATATAGTATTTGGGCCTTTACAGATTAAAGGTGAAATGGAATTTGGAGAAATTATCCAAGCGTCTGTATGTTGCTATTTTTTCGCTAATGCTTTGGGTGAGCTAATCAATGAATTTGGGAATTCTGGAAGATTTTCTAGCTATGTTGAACGGTTATCTGAATTTTCAGATGCGTTAGAAGCTGTTACCAAACAACCAGAGCATATAACTACCATTAAAACAATAGAAGAAAATCAGATCGCTTTTGAGAATGTCACTTTACAAACGCCCGACTATGAACAGGTAATTGTTGAAGATTTGTCACTGTCTGTCAAAGCAGGAGAAGGTTTATTGATTGTTGGGCCGAGTGGCCGAGGTAAAAGTTCTCTACTGAGAGCGATCGCTGGTTTGTGGAATGCGGGGACTGGCCGTTTGGTGCGACCTCCATTAGAAGAAGTTTTATTTTTACCCCAACGTCCTTACATAATTTTAGGAACCTTGCGCGAACAGTTGCTTTATCCTAGTACAAATAGTCAGATTACTGACGCAGAACTTAAAAAAGTTTTGCAACAAGTCAACCTACAAAACTTGCTAAGTCGAATCGATAGCTTCGATACGGAGGTTCCTTGGGAGAACATACTATCGCTAGGAGAACAACAACGTCTGGCTTTCGCACGATTATTAGTTACCCATCCAAGGTTCACGATATTAGATGAAGCAACAAGTGCCTTGGATTTAAAAAATGAAGGAGGTTTATACCAACAGTTACAATCCACGAAAACAACGTTTATTAGTGTTGGGCATCGAGAAAGTCTATTTGATTATCATCAATGGGTTCTGGAACTTGTAGAAGATTCCAGTTGGCAACTTATGAGAGTACAAGATTACCGGGAGCAGAAAGGTCAAAAAGTAAGTATTACTAAACCCACCGCAAATGTCCAAATAAAAATAGATGATTTATCTCAAGATAAGTCCCTAAATGATTCGGAGAACAGCACAACTAAAAAGCTCAGTCATAAGGAAATAAATGAATTAACCTACTATTCTGTTTCCACTATTAGAAGTAAGGCAAGCAAAGGGGAGTTTATCACTACTAGGGATGGCGTTACATACCGCTATGATAAAGATCCCAAAATATTGAAATGGGTGAGAGTTTAG